A region from the Benincasa hispida cultivar B227 chromosome 12, ASM972705v1, whole genome shotgun sequence genome encodes:
- the LOC120067970 gene encoding uncharacterized protein LOC120067970: MKMMMSSSGSSKRRISSPSRGFGGVLREQRAKLYIIRRCVVMLLCWHD, translated from the coding sequence ATGAAGATGATGATGTCAAGTAGTGGAAGCTCCAAGAGAAGGATTTCATCTCCAAGTAGAGGATTTGGAGGAGTTCTTAGAGAGCAAAGGGCTAAGCTTTACATCATTAGAAGATGTGTTGTTATGCTTCTTTGTTGGCATGATTAG